The stretch of DNA AATCACATTATTGGGAATAATAGGTATTGTGCGAAGCAGCACCAACGTCCAGATGCCGTAACGGGCCAAATAACGCTGCCATTTGTCATAACGCTTCAGCTTCCTGCCCCATTTCCGGTCAAACCAGTGAAACAAATACCTCCGGGACAGATAAAATACGAACAGCCCTCCCAAGTTACAGATCAGCCAGCTGATCAGCATCCCGCAGATTACATCGAATACCGAGACATGCAGCACGATCAATATAACGAATGGGAAAAATCCGAACAGGCTCTGAAGGAGCGCGAGCGGGATCGTAACCAAGAGAATTGCGGGTCCGCTAAGGCCCAGCACCTGCAGCAGCCAGTCAATCCAGGCGTTTACCGTATCTGTCATGCATCGCTCTCCTCTCTGTACTCCTTGCTCTCAGCCCTGCTTCTGATCATATTCAGATATTTCAAAGAAAA from Paenibacillus sophorae encodes:
- a CDS encoding TVP38/TMEM64 family protein, which produces MTDTVNAWIDWLLQVLGLSGPAILLVTIPLALLQSLFGFFPFVILIVLHVSVFDVICGMLISWLICNLGGLFVFYLSRRYLFHWFDRKWGRKLKRYDKWQRYLARYGIWTLVLLRTIPIIPNNVINIMSAVSPLPLPAFIWGTALGNLSYIWLFGTIGSSLIVPREEWSFYLTGYGMFIIVLAAVFIWKHWGHLQEDKRERMV